The following coding sequences lie in one Fusarium poae strain DAOMC 252244 chromosome 1, whole genome shotgun sequence genomic window:
- a CDS encoding hypothetical protein (TransMembrane:12 (i63-79o99-122i129-149o155-178i190-210o222-245i307-327o339-357i369-387o393-414i426-446o458-480i)): MAPYSTPPNEKAEVLEAETTPNRYHDGTQVGRIDAMATAPGVTLESFSHLDEKKILRKMDMRLIPMLALLYLLSFLDRGNIGNAKIEGLQEDLNMTPDQYNWCLTVFFFTYAAFEVPSNLLLKKLRPSVWLPIIMIAWGVVMTLMGIVQNYTGLLVARVFLGLTEAGLFPGVAYYLTMWYCRHEIQFRQALFFSAASIAGAFSGLLAFGIAKMDGVGGLEGWRWIFILEGIVTVIVAIFAFWALYDFPETAGFLTEEERAFVVFRLKYQGQQKGAGQSQSRVAQSDEFKWAYVWDAFKDWQIWVNIFVYWGIVCPLYGISLFLPTIIRNLGYSSSTAQLMTVPIYITAAILAVIVAWTSDRVGKRSPFIVTFLCVMIVGFSMCISTHNPKVVYGGVFIAACAIYPAFPGVITWLANNLSGSYKRSVGMAIQIGVGNLGGAMASNFYRQKDGPRYILGHALELGFISAGIIAALILIFSYSRINKSRERRMAAGEHETVSEEELSARGDKAVTWHCPTQPRPLLSISVGLSGIEIIKTQASSSHYFGSLEAMSLYVRELNINDLERSLVVETAAFPPAEAATREKIEYRLTVCPELCMGLFLRAGASLPSPIPHDIPFVEGSGSNDDVLLAHVISTKSTNKPVRDEDMDYPPDWKSDPQGDYDVGHKKNGRTIALHALAVSPDYQRSGLGKAIMRAYIDQMKKMDAADRISILTYDRLVPYYQKLGFEHYGKSESEYAGVAWHDLSYIISGSS; the protein is encoded by the exons ATGGCACCTTACTCTACTCCCCCAAACGAAAAGGCAGAGGTCTTGGAGGCAGAGACAACCCCCAATCGATATCATGATGGTACCCAAGTTGGCCGCATTGATGCTATGGCTACAGCACCAGGAGTAACACTCGAGTCTTTTTCTCAccttgatgagaagaagattcTGCGCAAG ATGGATATGCGCTTGATCCCCATGCTAGCACTTCTATATCTCCTCTCATTCCTCGACC GAGGCAACATCGGAAATGCAAAAATCGAAGGCCTACAAGAGGATCTCAACATGACTCCCGATCAATACAACTGGTGTCTtaccgtcttcttcttcacatACGCCGCTTTTGAAGTCCCATCCAACCTCCTCCTCAAAAAGCTCCGCCCCAGCGTTTGGCTCCCTATAATCATGATTGCCTGGGGTGTTGTGATGACATTGATGGGTATCGTCCAGAATTACACCGGTCTTCTTGTTGCTCGCGTCTTTCTCGGCCTTACCGAGGCTGGTCTTTTCCCTGGCGTTGCG TACTATCTTACCATGTGGTATTGCCGACACGAAATCCAATTCCGACAagcccttttcttttcggCTGCTTCTATCGCCGGTGCCTTTAGCGGTCTTCTCGCCTTTGGAATTGCCAAGATGGACGGTGTTGGTGGTCTCGAAGGGTGGCGCTGGATCTTCATTCTCGAAGGAATTGTCACTGTTATTGTTGCCATCTTTGCCTTTTGGGCTCTTTACGATTTCCCCGAGACCGCAGGTTTTTTGACTGAAGAGGAGCGTGCCTTTGTTGTTTTCCGACTTAAGTATCAGGGTCAGCAGAAGGGCGCCGGTCAGAGCCAGTCTCGTGTCGCGCAGAGCGATGAGTTCAAATGGGCTTATGTTTGGGACGCATTCAAGGATTGGCAGATCTGGGTCAATATCTTTGTGTACTGGGGA ATTGTTTGCCCGCTCTACGGAATCAGCCTCTTTTTGCCCACCATTATTCGAAATCTCGGTTACAGTTCGAGTACTGCCCAACTCATGACTGTGCCCATCTACATCACAGCGGCAATTCTTGCTGTGATTGTGGCATGGACTTCAGATCGGGTTGGAAAGAGAAGCCCGTTTATCGTGACATTCCTCTGTGTCATGATTGTTGGTTTCTCAAT GTGTATTTCTACTCACAACCCAAAGGTTGTCTATGGTGGAGTTTTCATTGCCGCTTGCGCCATTTACCCAGCATTCCCTGGAGTCATCACATGGTTAGCCAACAACCTGTCAGGAAGCTACAAGCGGAGTGTCGGTATGGCTATTCAGATCGGTGTTGGCAACCTTGGTGGT GCCATGGCATCCAACTTTTACCGGCAAAAGGACGGTCCTCGGTATATACTTGGCCATGCTTTGGAACTTGGCTTTATTAGCGCAGGAATAATCGCCGCTCTTATCTTGATATTTAGCTACAGCCGCATCAACAAAAGCCGCGAAAGGAGAATGGCGGCCGGCGAGCATGAGACCGTGTCGGAAGAAGAGCTTTCAGCCAGGGGAGATAAGGCTGTGACCTGGC ACTGCCCCACTCAACCCCGCCCTCTTCTATCAATTTCGGTTGGATTGTCTGGTATTGAGATCATCAAAACTCAAGCATCTTCCTCCCATTACTTTGGAAGTCTAGAAGCAATGTCACTGTACGTTAGGGAACTCAACATTAACGACCTGGAACGGTCACTAGTCGTCGAAACTGCTGCGTTTCCACCAGCCGAAGCAGCAACTCGCGAAAAG ATCGAATACCGCTTGACAGTATGCCCTGAGCTATGCATGGGTCTATTCCTACGTGCAGGGGCCAGCCTACCATCACCCATCCCTCACGACATACCCTTCGTTGAAGGATCTGGATCCAACGACGACGTGCTTCTGGCGCACGTCATATCCACCAAATCCACCAACAAGCCTGTCAGGGACGAAGACATGGATTACCCTCCTGACTGGAAGTCTGACCCTCAGGGTGACTATGATGTCGGCCACAAGAAAAATGGAAGAACAATTGCCCTTCACGCCCTTGCCGTGTCTCCTGACTACCAGAGGTCTGGTTTGGGAAAGGCTATTATGCGAGCATACATCGACcaaatgaagaagatggacgCAGCAGACAGAATTTCAATCTTGACGTACGACCGACTTGTGCCTTATTATCAAAAGCTTGGGTTCGAGCACTATGGCAAAAGCGAGTCTGAATACGCTGGTGTCGCCTGGCACGATCTA TCCTACATTATCTCTGGTTCTTCATAG
- a CDS encoding hypothetical protein (TransMembrane:1 (o490-510i)): MPTRLVTRRTQFSSCDECRRSRVACDAQRNPDNPPGDPSSPCTRCRNRNQACTFQWLENTRANTASSAKGKSRRSRRTISRPISDTSSTQASHGTDTFEQPAPDDVPAFEADIAICGESSTVSAVPPKSVSPSRYTNPHGDCVGDASMGPLDTIWLDTLYREGFEVVFGSWMGSYSCPFLFGHNLADKYVSISDLCRHLDECILDSGSSGVVGRGEDAQQSLQSTICSFAARWLPVTSVAEPYENHLSHVQSLWRHARRDMLRVINRPSYRSMLSLLLFALTPIPEGISEEEETDGISGQACVHAALQQIQTLRARQRNLQFSGSKVSPSLRSETIVTTPESIESSGFINAESTVYWAALTFDTSASLTLNCRSLLSSNIFGFESEMPWRLVRTCAKMFDENARQWRQASSDMTDDRANQIIAAGASWKLLGWKLTAIFKEALRDGHEELEVRKAYFAVVDSIKQFGIIYRPLLDECHKRMPFLGQQTKLRWFSLMLHYHLSILMLVDIIEATDRRDLLQDITDIIIDAENTIMNTLAFGLHNTFTLKRPLDDSHNGGRSVFTVPIVSIDPYPHHAVAGVQLLRKAIDRDFGVGKITEDTYQSLLSTLQQTLKYLPQSSRSVQAAIAKFSTVSANMP, encoded by the exons ATGCCAACTCGTCTTGTGACGCGTCGTACTCAATTTTCCAGTTGCGATGAATGTCGCCGATCGCGTGTAGCGTGTGACGCTCAAAGGAACCCCGACAATCCACCTGGAGACCCTTCTTCGCCGTGCACAAGATGTCGGAACCGGAATCAAGCATGTACTTTCCAG TGGCTTGAAAATACCAGAGCAAATACTGCTTCGAGTGCAAAGGGGAAGTCTCGTCGAAGTCGAAGGACAATCTCGCGGCCAATAAGTGATACATCCTCGACACAAGCCAGCCATGGTACAGATACTTTTGAACAGCCGGCCCCGGACGATGTTCCTGCTTTCGAAGCAGATATCGCTATCTGTGGCGAAAGCTCGACGGTTTCGGCGGTTCCCCCAAAGTCAGTATCCCCATCACGGTACACAAACCCACATGGGGACTGCGTGGGTGATGCCAGTATGGGGCCACTGGATACCATATGGCTCGATACACTGTACAGAGAAGGGTTCGAGGTTGTATTTGGCTCCTGGATGGGAAGCTATAGCTGTCCATTTTT ATTTGGCCATAATCTGGCCGATAAGTACGTCAGTATATCTGATCTCTGTCGCCATCTCGATGAGTGCATATTAGACTCGGGCAGCAGTGGAGTGGTTGGTCGAGGTGAGGACGCTCAACAGTCTCTGCAAAGCACCATTTGTTCCTTTGCTGCACGCTGGCTTCCTGTAACTTCTGTGGCAGAGCCTTATGAAAATCACCTGAGCCATGTTCAGAGTCTTTGGAGACATGCCCGAAGAGACATGCTGCGCGTCATCAACAGACCTTCTTACCGATCCATGTTATCATTGCTATTATTTGCTCTAACACCAATACCTGAAGGAATCtcggaggaggaagagacaGACGGCATATCCGGCCAAGCTTGCGTCCATGCTGCCTTGCAACAAATTCAAACTTTACGAGCTCGCCAAAGAAATCTTCAGTTCAGTGGCTCCAAAGTCTCCCCTTCACTAAGGTCAGAAACCATCGTCACAACACCCGAATCAATCGAATCCTCTGGATTCATCAACGCCGAAAGCACCGTATACTGGGCCGCCCTGACATTTGATACATCAGCGTCCTTAACTCTGAACTGTCGATCTTTGTTGTCCTCAAACATCTTCGGCTTCGAGTCTGAGATGCCCTGGCGTCTGGTCAGGACTTGTGCCAAGATGTTCGATGAAAATGCCCGTCAATGGAGGCAAGCAAGCTCCGACATGACAGATGACAGGGCGAACCAGATAATTGCTGCTGGTGCGTCTTGGAAGCTCCTCGGGTGGAAGTTGACTGCGATATTCAAGGAAGCTCTGCGTGATGGCCACGAGGAGCTCGAAGTACGAAAGGCCTATTTCGCTGTGGTGGATTCCATAAAGCAGTTTGGTATTATTTACCGTCCTCTTTTAGACGAGTGCCACAAGAGAATGCCATTTCTTGGTCAACAGACCAAGCTACGTTGGT TTTCTCTTATGCTTCACTACCACCTCAGCATATTAATGCTAGTCGACATCATCGAAGCTACCGATCGTCGAGACCTATTGCAGGATATTACAGACATAATCATCGATGCCGAGAACACAATCATGAACACGCTGGCCTTTGGCCTTCATAATACCTTTACACTAAAACGGCCCCTCGACGATTCTCACAATGGAGGGAGATCAGTATTTACAGTACCAATCGTGTCTATTGATCCCTACCCGCATCATGCAGTTGCAGGGGTGCAGCTACTACGAAAGGCAATTGACCGTGATTTTGGAGTAGGAAAGATTACGGAAGACACGTATCAGAGTTTACTCTCGACGTTGCAACAAACTTTAAAGTACCTACCACAAAGTTCAAGATCTGTTCAAGCCGCGATAGCAAAGTTTTCAACGGTTTCAGCCAATATGCCATAA
- a CDS encoding hypothetical protein (SECRETED:SignalP(1-18)) → MRAGFLSLVALNTASVLAAPKPTTIDASAPEVTNIDAISDLAAAAYKTAQELSGGKTKRANTCDWSKVRVRREWGTLSKSDKQAYIKAVKCLQSKPGKGSAEFAPGAKTRFDEFVATHINVTSTIHYTGNFLSYHRYYTWLYEEALRHECGFKGTQPYWDWSLTAVSGLKKSPIFDGSDTSLSGDGESIGKTPDIVIGASSGLPPVYLETGNGGGCVTSGPFKSMSVNLGPAALDLPGGAVQANPDPLEYNPRCLKRDLSDSVNRRFANATSVLNNIVKPKNVFDFQMQMQGVPGTGDIGIHGGGHYALGGDPGRDVYTSPGDPAFYLHHSMIDRVWWIWQMLDTKNRINGKDALAGTNTFLNMPPSADTTFEDTIHMGWLGPDKQIKDLMSTQSGPFCYVYI, encoded by the exons ATGCGTGCCGGATTCCTTTCCCTTGTGGCTCTCAACACTGCCAGTGTTTTGGCTGCCCCCAAGCCCACCACAATTGACGCCTCTGCTCCTGAGGTGACCAACATCGACGCGATCTCTGATCTTGCTGCTGCCGCCTACAAGACTGCCCAAGAGCTTTCTGGGGGCAAGACCAAGCGTGCCAATACTTGCGATTGGAGCAAGGTCCGCGTTCGACGGGAATG GGGCACACTCTCTAAGAGTGACAAACAGGCTTATATCAAGGCTGTGAAGTGTCTTCAGTCCAAACCTGGCAAGGGCTCTGCAGAATTTGCCCCTGGAGCCAAGACACGCTTTGATGAATTTGTTGCCACTCATATTAATGTGACTTCTACTATTCATTATACAGGCAACTTCCTCTCGTACCATCGTTACTATACGTGGTTGTATGAGgaggctcttcgacacgagTGCGGTTTCAAGGGTACTCAGCCT TACTGGGACTGGTCTCTCACTGCCGTTAGCGGCCTCAAGAAGTCTCCTATCTTTGATGGTAGTGATACATCCCTCTCTGGTGATGGTGAGAGCATTGGCAAAACCCCCGATATTGTTATTGGAGCATCCAGTGGCCTGCCTCCTGTGTATCTCGAGACCGGCAATGGAGGTGGCTGTGTCACTTCAGGTCCCTTCAAGAGCATGAGCGTCAACCTTGGCCCTGCAGCCCTTGATCTCCCTGGAGGTGCAGTCCAAGCCAACCCCGATCCGCTCGAATACAATCCCCGCTGCCTCAAGCGTGACTTGAGTGACTCAGTGAACCGCCGATTTGCTAACGCCACGTCTGTGTTGAACAATATCGTCAAGCCCAAGAATGTCTTTGACTtccagatgcagatgcagggTGTCCCCGGCACTGGAGACATTGGTATCCATGGTGGTGGTCACTACGCCCTTGGTGGTGACCCTGGTCGGGATGTCTATACCTCCCCTGGTGACCCTGCTTTCTACCTTCACCACTCCATGATTGACCGTGTCTGGTGGATTTGGCAGATGCTTGACACCAAGAACCGTATCAATGGAAAGGATGCCCTTGCAGGCACCAACACGTTCCTCAATATGCCTCCCAGCGCTGACACTACCTTTGAAGACACCATTCATATGGGCTGGCTTGGACCTGATAAGCAGATCAAGGATCTCATGAGCACTCAATCTGGTCCTTTCTGTTATGTCTACATTTAA
- a CDS encoding hypothetical protein (TransMembrane:7 (o16-39i51-76o96-118i125-150o181-201i213-235o250-270i)): MDPANLPSNPQENASATILGSTVSIVTLATIVVLARLYVRVFIIRGTGWDDAFMILTMALNWAGEGAIIASVVYGAGQHIGDVDPAVFQKGMKLNFISQPIFLIAICVVKLSVGFALLRIASTKFYRWLICGIMIFMSIYTIGCFFTVVLQCTDLRALWDPLVPMQCWDQRTLQSLSYTNAALNILTDLFFAVIIPTPMLWNLNVHFRTRITLLAILGLGVFACAAAIVKVGYVTNYGKVGDWLWDSRNISIWTVVELNVGVIGGSLPCLKPLFRRFLGTYYGKDSKKTPTTGNTGYGRGTLRSATGISAKNWHTLSSGNRKDDETSSQEVINGDYELRDSITSPHGFTNHATVLGNIDVQSSDDEGADDAAHRGLHMQGITKTTMTTVKVSRAGH, encoded by the exons ATGGATCCAGCCAATCTGCCCTCAAATCCTCAAGAGAACGCGTCTGCTACTATTCTTGGTTCTACTGTTTCTATTGTCACTTTGGCTACAATTGTTGTACTTGCTCGTTTGTATGTGCGAGTGTTTATTATTCGTGGTACTGGATGGGAT GATGCATTCATGATATTAACGATGGCCCTCAATTGGGCCGGAGAGGGTGCCATCATTGCTTCGGTGGTCTATGGGGCTGGGCAACACATCGGCGATGTCGATCCAGCTGTCTTTCAAAAAGGAATGAAGCTCAACTTTATCAGTCAACCCATTTTCCTTATAGCTATCTGTGTCGTAAAGCTATCTGTCGGATTTGCTTTACTACGAATTGCCTCTACCAAATTCTACCGATGGCTTATTTGTGGTATCATGATATTCATGTCAATCTATACCATTGGATGCTTCTTT ACTGTGGTACTTCAATGTACGGACCTTCGTGCCCTCTGGGATCCTCTAGTCCCCATGCAATGCTGGGACCAGCGCACCCTCCAGAGCCTATCATACACAAATGCGGCTCTAAATATCTTGACCGATCTTTTCTTCGCCGTCATTATTCCTACTCCCATGCTATGGAATCTCAACGTCCACTTCCGCACTCGAATAACACTCCTTGCCATTCTTGGCCTCGGTGTCTTTGCCTGCGCTGCCGCCATTGTAAAAGTCGGCTATGTTACCAACTACGGCAAAGTCGGTGACTGGCTCTGGGACTCTCGCAACATTAGCATCTGGACCGTCGTCGAGCTTAATGTTGGTGTTATTGGTGGCAGTCTGCCCTGTCTCAAGCCACTGTTCCGCCGCTTCCTCGGCACATACTATGGCAAGGACTCCAAGAAAACTCCGACTACTGGCAACACTGGCTATGGTCGTGGGACCCTGCGAAGCGCGACAGGGATTAGCGCAAAGAACTGGCATACTTTGTCAAGTGGCAACAGAAAGGATGATGAAACGAGCAGCCAAGAAGTTATCAATGGTGACTATGAGCTTCGAGACAGTATAACAAGCCCTCACGGGTTTACCAACCATGCGACAGTCCTCGGTAACATTGATGTACAATCGAGTGACGACGAGGGCGCTGATGACGCAGCACACCGAGGTCTCCATATGCAAGGCATTACGAAAACCACCATGACGACGGTCAAAGTTTCCAGGGCGGGACATTGA
- a CDS encoding hypothetical protein (TransMembrane:12 (i20-40o52-77i98-123o143-167i174-194o214-235i256-281o301-330i351-373o379-403i424-447o453-474i)), producing MAATETQAHEGRLQKRFSKITMIGMAFAILNTWISLAGSLGLVMPSGGSVSFVYGFIFCVICNICLSASVGELASLYPTAGGQYHYSFALSAKKWKNLMSFIVGWINIAGWLTLNTTAAYFGARFLAAAAVAGSGGTYEITQWGTYLMFVAVSIVGVFLNIFAYPILNRWNEGALYWSLTSVVVISIVLLSTSPKTDAKFVFTNFSNTTGWSDGTAWMLGLLQSALSMIGFDAVAHMTEEMPRPSKDAPQAMVAAVLVGGVTGIVFILVMLFCFVDLDLLLASPTQSPLTEMILQATGSQVAATVLTVAVALCFVNGANGCVTSGSRLLWSMARDNGTPFSKYLSHLHPKLNVPVRAILIQAVFNLLFGLLYLGPEVAFNAYIASATLFLNLSYAAPVLILLIRGRQLVLAEPPEFSLGHMFGYTVNYIAVIFVLVTSVFFCFPPAIPINLSTMNYVTAVLGIFIVFVTGLWFMKRKTYEGPKLEFILGEELPVVDSSEPQRAEKEVVSSAHSKQEES from the exons ATGGCGGCGACAGAAACTCAGGCCCACGAGGGTCGCCTCCAAAAGAGGTTCTCCAAGATTACCATGATTGGCATGGCTTTTGCAATTCTCAA CACCTGGATCTCTCTCGCAGGATCGCTAGGACTTGTTATGCCATCTGGTGGTTCCGTTAGTTTCGTTTACGGCTTCATCTTTTGCGTTATCTGCAATATCTGTTTGAGTGCCAGTGTCGGAGAGTTAGCATCCCTGTATCCTACAGCAGGAGGACAATATCACTACTCCTTTGCACTATCAGCCAAAAAATGGAAGAACCTCATG AGTTTCATCGTTGGATGGATTAACATTGCTGGATGGTTAACCCTCAACACAACCGCTGCTTACTTTGGAG CACGTTTCCTTGCCGCCGCCGCTGTAGCTGGCTCTGGCGGTACCTACGAGATCACTCAATGGGGCACATATTTGATGTTTGTAGCAGTATCAATTGTCGGCGTCTTCCTCAACATTTTTGCCTATCCAATTCTGAACCGATGGAATGAGGGCGCAT TGTATTGGTCTTTGACCAGTGTCGTGGTCATCAGTATTGTACTTCTTTCCACTTCTCCCAAAACCGATGCCAAGTTCGTCTTTACCAACTTTTCCAACACAACTGGATGGAGCGATGGCACAGCTTGGATGCTTGGACTACTTCAGTCAGCTCTGAGTATGATTGG TTTTGATGCTGTGGCACACATGACCGAAGAAATGCCTCGACCATCCAAAGATGCACCTCAAGCAATGGTAGCTGCTGTCCTAGTCGGTGGTGTAAC TGGCATTGTCTTCATTTTGGTCATGCTCTTTTGCTTTGTcgatcttgatcttcttctcgcaTCACCCACCCAGAGCCCCCTCACTGAGATGATCTTGCAGGCAACCGGCAGTCAGGTTGCTGCTACCGTTTTgactgttgctgttgctctGTGTTTCGTCAACGGAGCAAATGGCTGCGTGACTTCTGGAAGTCGTCTTCTTTGGTCCATGGCACGAGATAATGGAACACCATTTTCCAAATA CCTCTCGCATCTTCACCCCAAGCTTAATGTCCCCGTTCGCGCTATCTTGATTCAAGCCGTCTTCAACCTTCTCTTTGGATTACTGTATCTAG GTCCGGAGGTTGCTTTCAACGCGTATATCGCTAGCGCCACCCTTTTCCTCAACCTCTCATACGCTGCACCAGTTCTTATTCTTCTTATCCGAGGACGACAACTTGTTCTCGCAGAGCCTCCTGAGTTTTCTCTCGGACATATGTTTGGGTACACGGTGAACTACATCGCAGTTATATTTGTCCTTGTCACATCTGTT TTCTTTTGCTTCCCGCCTGCGATTCCCATCAACCTGTCAACTATGA ACTACGTCACGGCCGTCTTGGGTATCTTCATTGTTTTTGTGACAGGACTGTGGTTCATGAAGAGAAAGACCTATGAAGGACCCAAGCTTGAGTTCATCTTGGGGGAAGAATTGCCCGTGGTTGACTCATCGGAGCCGCAGAGAGCGGAGAAAGAGGTTGTGTCTAGCGCACATTCCAAGCAAGAGGAGTCATAA
- a CDS encoding hypothetical protein (SECRETED:SignalP(1-19)) — MARGLFTVCASALLAVAGAVKPADVVFYNGNIYTMNPSNNMVTAMAVRGGKIEYVGDKETAHSYIGKKTKVIDLEGRMAMPGLVDSHMHVVSGGLFLLKCDLSYQTLSITEVLEHIQGCIDNEANKGDDDWIEVVNMDYAGLVSKSGNVGKAQLDKLSTKRPVIIRSSDYHTILANSRALDLSNIDENTKDPGDGKIVRLPGSQEPSGALQDGASSLLAGPPPPTEAENLEAGRAALKLLREAGITTFQDAAALDEHHTIFNAIKEEDGLSARAYFDYRIEAPSSVDGVSALVKNVTKKLASWHDKSTVGPKPTLKWQAIKAFIDGVITYPSNTAALVDPYWAPVNASNENGTWAPDENSLNDPYWKPAVLTKTIEQLFMAGIDAQLHVDGDLAVQVGLDAAEAFRKKHPGKDIRLGLAHNELSQESDWPRYAKLGVDPIVSYQWAQLSSFYIPNTFNSLAEYRMDNLQAWAQFEKRGRPLVYGSDWPIDPLDEFLALKVAVTRSGDPSNPNSPASQGPPFDGVFPGSGISRTSALRSITINGARFLRADKQIGSLEKGKLADVIVLENNFFKVPEEELGRQKVLLTMVGGEVLYVAKGHDFGVKAKFPNDDEASGKLARRTIGGFNANELSEEAKMNVAKLRKRGVCVHKH, encoded by the exons ATGGCTCGTGGTCTTTTCACTGTCTGCGCCAGCGCCCTTTTGGCCGTCGCTGGCGCAGTCAAGCCTGCAGACGTGGTCTTTTACAATGGCAACATCTATACCATGAACCCATCCAACAACATGGTCACTGCCATGGCCGTGCGTGGAGGCAAGATCGAGTATGTTGGCGACAAGGAGACGGCGCATTCGTACATtggaaaaaagacaaaagtcaTCGATCTCGAGGGCCGCATGGCTATGCCTGGTCTCGTGGATTCCCACATGCACGTTGTGTCGGGAggtctcttccttctcaaatGCGATCTGAGTTACCAGACCTTGTCCATTACCGAGGTGTTGGAGCATATTCAGGGATGTATCGATAATGAAGCCAACAAGGGTGATGATGATTGGATCGAGGTCGTCAATATGGACTATGCTGGTCTTGTGTCGAAGAGTGGAAATGTTGGAAAGGCTCAACTCGACAAGCTGAGCACAAAACGACCCGTCATCATTCGCTCAAGCGATTACCACACTATCCTCGCCAACTCCCGCGCGCTTGACCTATCAAACATCGATGAAAACACCAAGGATCCCGGAGATGGTAAGATTGTCCGTCTTCCGGGAAGTCAAGAGCCTTCTGGTGCTCTTCAAGACGGCGCTTCCAGCCTTCTTGctggtcctcctcctcccactGAGGCCGAGAACCTTGAGGCTGGTCGTGCTGCCCTCAAGCTCCTGCGTGAAGCTGGTATCACCACTTTCCAGGATGCTGCCGCTCTAGATGAACACCACACTATCTTCAACGCCatcaaggaggaagatggccTCTCTGCGCGCGCTTATTTCGATTATCGCATTGAGGCTCCCAGCTCAGTGGATGGGGTATCTGCTCTTGTCAAGAACGTCACTAAGAAATTAGCTTCTTGGCATGACAAGTCTACTGTCGGACCCAAGCCAACCCTCAAATGGCAAGCCATCAAGGCCTTCATCGACGGTGTCATCACATACCCCTCCAACACCGCTGCCCTTGTCGACCCATACTGGGCACCCGTCAACGCCTCCAACGAGAACGGCACTTGGGCTCCTGATGAGAACTCGCTGAACGACCCCTACTGGAAGCCTGCTGTGCTTACCAAGACCATCGAACAGCTTTTCATGGCTGGTATCGACGCCCAACTCCACGTCGACGGCGATCTCGCTGTGCAGGTTGGTCTCGATGCTGCCGAGGCATTCCGCAAGAAGCACCCCGGAAAGGATATTCGACTTGGTCTTGCTCACAATGAGCTTTCGCAAGAGAGTGACTGGCCTAGATATGCTAAGCTTGGCGTTGACCCTATCGTCAGCTACCAGTGGGCACAGCTCAGCTCATTCTATATCCCCAACACTTTCAATTCCCTTGCCGAGTATCGCATGGACAATCTTCAGGCATGGGCCCAATTTGAAAAGCGAGGTCGCCCACTTGTGTATGGAAGTGACTGGCCT ATTGATCCTCTGGACGAGTTCCTAGCTCTCAAAGTTGCAGTCACACGCTCAGGAGACCCCTCAAACCCCAACTCACCGGCATCGCAGGGTCCCCCTTTCGATGGCGTCTTCCCGGGCAGCGGCATCTCACGCACATCAGCCTTACGTTCGATCACCATCAACGGCGCGCGCTTTCTTCGTGCCGATAAGCAGATTGGCTCACTGGAAAAGGGTAAGCTGGCTGACGTAATTGTCTTGGAAAACAACTTCTTCAAGGTCCCCGAGGAGGAACTTGGTCGGCAGAAGGTGCTGTTGACCATGGTTGGTGGAGAGGTGCTCTATGTTGCAAAGGGTCACGACTTTGGCGTCAAGGCCAAGTTTCCCAACGATGATGAGGCAAGTGGTAAGCTGGCCCGTCGCACCATTGGCGGTTTCAATGCCAACGAGCTGTCAGAGGAGGCCAAGATGAACGTCGCCAAGCTACGAAAGAGGGGCGTTTGTGTTCACAAGCACTAA